Proteins from a single region of Macrobrachium nipponense isolate FS-2020 chromosome 11, ASM1510439v2, whole genome shotgun sequence:
- the LOC135208476 gene encoding uncharacterized protein LOC135208476 gives MVDRQTPILKKKDTKIRLAQEVGLKLAVTLRHLAICQAIIDTYKPEVMKCPKTPEEWNDVEKQFTSKWNYFNCVGALDGKHIAIKKPKGGGSLHFNYKKFHSIVLMALSDAKYWFLFVDVGAEGAGDGGTWQKCNLARAITNNRAGLPQDRNLPDDDEPIPFHN, from the exons atggtcgaTAGGCAGACGCCCATTTTGAAGAAGAAGGACACGAAAATACGGcttgcacaagaggtgggactcaagttggcagtcactctccgccacctggcaa tctgccaagccattatcgacacatacaaaccagaagtgatgaagtgccccaagacaccagaagaatggaacGACGTAGAAAAACAATTCACCTcaaagtggaactacttcaattgtgtgggagcTCTGGATGGGAAGCACATCGcaatcaagaaacccaaaggtggaggatcactgcacttcaattacaagaagttccacagcatcgtcctcatggccctctcTGATGCAAAGTACTGGTTCCTGTTCGTCGACGTCGGTGCAGaaggtgctggggatggaggaacctggcagaagtgcaacctggccagggccatcacaaacaaccgagcaggactcccacaagacagaaatctgcccGACGACGATgaacccatccccttccacaATTAG